The following are from one region of the Salvia hispanica cultivar TCC Black 2014 chromosome 1, UniMelb_Shisp_WGS_1.0, whole genome shotgun sequence genome:
- the LOC125200670 gene encoding gamma-soluble NSF attachment protein gives MASDPDKLMAKADKMTKLSLTRWNADWRNATALYEQAGNAYRIARKFEQAKEAFEKASKGHEMQASPWDAARHMETAGALAKDVGNWNEVSDFYRRASELYMECGRAQPASDALAKGARALEDAMPEGAIQLYTDACTVLEEDGKEQMAFDLYRAATNVYIKLEKYTDAATFLLRLALAADKCNATHSQCKAYLSAIIVYLYAHDFEQAEKCYNDCCQVDAFMNSDQNRAASRLMSAYTDGDVEEIKKAAQSNIVSNLDNVIIKIARKLPTGDVSGFKRGAIETEDPLDEDDLT, from the exons ATGGCTTCCGATCCAGACAAATTGATGGCCAAAGCagataaaat GACAAAACTCAGTTTGACGAGATGGAATGCTGATTGGAGGAATGCAACAGCTCTGTATGAACAGGCTG GAAATGCTTACAGGATTGCTAGAAAGTTTGAGCAAGCTAAGGAAGCGTTTGAAAAGGCTTCGAAGGGGCACGAGATGCAAGCTTC GCCTTGGGATGCTGCGAGACATATGGAGACTGCTGGAGCTCTTGCAAAGGACGTAGGAAACTGGAACGAAGTGTCTGACTTCTATAGACGCGCGTCTGAGCTGTACATGGAGTGTGGAAGGGCACAACCTGCGTCTGATGCGCTTGCAAAAGGGGCTCG TGCTTTAGAAGATGCGATGCCTGAGGGAGCTATCCAGCTTTACACTGATGCTTGTACTGTTCTTGAAGAGGATGGGAAGGAGCAAATGGCGTTTGATCTCTATCGTGCTGCTACAAATGTTTATATCAAACTTGAGAA GTACACGGACGCTGCAACTTTTCTTCTAAGATTAGCCCTAGCAGCTGACAAATGCAATGCTACACATAGCCAGTGCAAG GCTTATCTTAGTGCAATTATTGTGTATCTATACGCACATGACTTCGAGCAAGCAGAGAAATGCTACAATGATTGTTGCCA AGTTGATGCATTCATGAACAGTGATCAGAATCGTGCTGCATCTCGACTTATGTCTGCATATACTGATGGAGATGTTGAGGAAATCAAAAAAGCAGCTCAGTCAAATATTGTTTCCAACCTTGATAATGTA ATCATCAAGATTGCAAGGAAACTGCCCACCGGAGATGTCTCTGGGTTCAAGAGGGGTGCTATAGAAACGGAAGATCCGTTGGATGAAGACGATCTCACTTAA
- the LOC125211963 gene encoding protein LSD1-like: MQSQIVCTGCRTVLLYPRGATNVCCAICNVITAVPPAGMEMAQLICGGCRTLLMHARGAASVRCSCCHTVNLVPAPAAPQAPPPAANNIAHVNCGNCHTMLMYPAGAPSVKCAVCHFITNVNNGDTRVPVPVHRNGGIATSASPPPTYLAPSQSHNQTVVVHNPMTVDESGKLVNNVVVGVTT; encoded by the exons ATGCAGAGCCAGATAGTTTGCACCGGGTGTAGAACGGTGCTTCTTTACCCCAGAGGAGCTACTAATGTTTGTTGTGCAATATGTAATGTGATCACTGCTGTGCCTCCTGCTG GGATGGAAATGGCTCAACTGATATGTGGAGGATGCCGTACGTTACTTATGCATGCTCGAGGGGCTGCCAGTGTTAGATGCTCTTGCTGCCACACGGTGAACCTCGTACCTG CGCCAGCAGCACCACAGGCACCTCCACCAGCTGCTAATAATATTGCTCATGTCAACTGTGGAAACTGCCATACCATGCTCATGTATCCAGCTGGAGCTCCATCAGTTAAATGTGCAGTTTGCCATTTCATAACAAATGTTAAT AATGGCGACACAAGGGTCCCTGTTCCTGTTCATAGAAATGGAGGGATCGCAACATCTGCATCACCACCACCTACTTACTTG GCACCATCCCAGTCTCATAATCAAACAGTGGTGGTGCATAATCCCATGACTGTTGATGAAAGCGGCAAGCTG GTGAACAATGTGGTTGTTGGTGTGACAACTTAG
- the LOC125188670 gene encoding uncharacterized protein LOC125188670: MAISLSLSLLLLAALAAATAAATLHLTALSPSQPPSPPPTTTAAAAANPPSPPPAPAPENQDGHLKNILDALVGTGDYGGWASLLSSANPASLPITATLFVPSNAAISGLLASSPARLDPLLVPYHIVPQRLTFSDLQDLPSQTRLPTLLPSNFIVVTDNSPATLAVDGSEITQGDIFLNPAFAVHGVDRVLNYSVFGGGGSGPLQPEGEGASLFRRKRLRPLGVPPAAAAVGSGAGAGRSCGGIHFLVFCVLFL; encoded by the coding sequence ATGGCAAtttccctctccctctctctcctcctctTGGCCGCtctcgccgccgccaccgccgccgccaccctcCACCTCACCGCCCTCTCCCCATCCCAACCCCCCTCCCCACCgcccaccaccaccgccgccgccgccgcaaaTCCCCCATCGCCGCCGCCAGCTCCGGCGCCGGAGAACCAAGACGGCCACCTGAAAAACATCCTCGACGCGCTCGTGGGGACGGGCGACTACGGCGGGTGGGCCAGCCTCCTCTCCTCCGCCAACCCCGCCTCCCTCCCCATCACGGCCACCCTCTTCGTCCCCTCCAACGCCGCCATCTCGGGCCTCCTCGCCTCCTCCCCGGCCCGCCTCGACCCCCTCCTCGTCCCGTACCACATCGTCCCCCAGCGCCTCACCTTCTCCGACCTCCAGGACCTCCCCAGCCAGACCCGCCTCCCCACCCTCCTCCCCTCCAATTTCATCGTCGTCACCGACAATTCTCCGGCGACTCTCGCCGTCGACGGATCGGAGATTACTCAGGGGGATATCTTCCTCAACCCGGCCTTCGCGGTGCACGGGGTGGATAGGGTGCTCAATTACTCGGTCTTCGGTGGAGGGGGCTCGGGCCCCCTCCAGCCCGAGGGCGAGGGTGCGAGTCTCTTTAGGAGGAAGCGGCTGAGGCCGCTGGGAGTGCCGCCGGCTGCTGCCGCGGTAGGGTCCGGCGCCGGCGCGGGGAGATCTTGCGGTGGgattcattttcttgttttttgtgTGTTGTTTCTTTGA